In Candidatus Poribacteria bacterium, one genomic interval encodes:
- a CDS encoding sigma 54-interacting transcriptional regulator, translating to MADKPRILWIDDVYGKARNGRNKHRDTLCSRLGLQDITGDCLPRNEQEPKPLLVVDDREIDDIDPTENNKDEVVADVTFCRGQVEMSGEVRNDLDGTLEMARNGWEHPPHWSLLLLDMHFATGAIGVDGEPVGTDEDWEPERYFGLTILDSLCRDSELRDIPVVITSAMERDVIERRFTTQGVWAFVDKTDLNKAKLKELLDDYGLLSDDKIIGHSLPLLQCLREARRRGRIPNENVLILGESGTGKELLAEYIHQQAGKAGKYVPFFPQGVPETLIEDRLFGHQKGAFNGATTDQPGAAELADAGTLFIDEFGDIPATVQAKLLRLLDKNIRETQRLGEQKAKQLRNLQVIMATEREEILLEDNFRKALLARAQVHNSIRIPTLNERSEDIPLLVEYFVKKYEQEFSAESRKVSVEALEVLRTYPWPGNIRELENVIENAVFTYKGLRWLEADHLKLPSHETQRQPIPLDQSSSQIDSDNNIPDSQPQMTETGIHENLDALIKYLNNFNFDGYQHTDLSGKLPQVESAYARFIACYLKAALNLRGEIQYQAAMRCITGDSDLSGAKAKRQIEKILWLSKTPYLISNDPEIIEHLRKFVESDPVLKKACDRILGRNHEQQEQ from the coding sequence ATGGCAGATAAACCGAGAATTCTCTGGATTGATGACGTTTATGGAAAAGCGCGAAATGGTCGCAACAAACACCGCGATACACTTTGTTCCCGTTTAGGATTACAGGACATTACCGGCGATTGCCTTCCCCGGAATGAACAAGAACCGAAACCGCTCCTCGTAGTTGACGATCGCGAAATAGACGATATAGATCCCACAGAAAATAATAAAGATGAAGTCGTTGCGGACGTTACCTTTTGTCGGGGTCAAGTGGAGATGTCTGGTGAAGTCAGAAATGATCTTGATGGCACCTTGGAAATGGCGAGGAACGGTTGGGAACACCCCCCACATTGGAGTCTATTGTTATTGGATATGCACTTTGCAACAGGTGCCATTGGAGTAGATGGAGAGCCGGTGGGAACAGACGAAGACTGGGAGCCAGAAAGATACTTTGGCCTCACAATACTCGACAGTCTTTGTCGGGACTCCGAGCTGCGGGATATCCCGGTCGTCATCACGTCCGCCATGGAGCGGGATGTCATTGAACGCCGTTTTACGACGCAAGGGGTCTGGGCTTTTGTGGATAAAACAGATCTCAACAAAGCCAAGTTGAAGGAATTGTTAGACGATTACGGACTTCTATCAGATGACAAAATTATCGGACACTCGCTGCCGTTGCTACAATGTCTTCGTGAAGCACGTCGGAGGGGGCGTATTCCTAACGAGAACGTCCTTATCTTGGGGGAAAGTGGCACAGGGAAGGAACTGCTGGCGGAATACATCCATCAACAGGCAGGCAAAGCGGGTAAATATGTTCCTTTCTTTCCCCAGGGTGTACCAGAGACTTTAATCGAGGATCGGCTGTTCGGTCATCAGAAAGGGGCATTCAATGGTGCTACTACTGACCAACCCGGTGCTGCCGAATTAGCGGATGCGGGGACACTCTTTATAGACGAATTCGGTGATATCCCTGCTACTGTTCAGGCAAAACTCCTTCGACTTCTTGACAAAAACATTCGTGAGACGCAACGCCTTGGTGAACAGAAAGCAAAACAACTCAGGAATCTTCAGGTCATTATGGCAACAGAACGCGAGGAAATACTGCTCGAAGATAACTTCCGTAAAGCACTTCTTGCCAGAGCACAAGTTCATAATTCTATTCGGATCCCTACGCTCAATGAGAGATCAGAAGATATTCCATTGCTGGTTGAATATTTCGTCAAAAAGTATGAACAGGAATTCAGTGCTGAATCACGTAAAGTGTCGGTAGAAGCACTTGAAGTACTAAGAACCTATCCCTGGCCCGGCAATATTAGAGAACTTGAAAATGTGATTGAGAACGCAGTTTTTACCTATAAAGGGCTGAGGTGGCTTGAGGCAGATCACCTCAAATTGCCTTCTCACGAAACGCAGAGACAACCAATTCCGTTAGATCAGTCTTCGTCTCAAATAGATTCCGATAACAATATTCCAGATTCGCAACCGCAAATGACTGAGACAGGCATCCACGAAAACCTAGACGCATTAATCAAATATCTCAATAATTTTAACTTTGATGGCTATCAACACACAGACCTTTCAGGTAAACTACCACAAGTTGAAAGTGCGTATGCCCGGTTTATCGCTTGCTACCTGAAAGCTGCACTAAATCTGAGGGGTGAAATTCAATATCAGGCGGCGATGCGATGCATAACAGGGGATAGCGACCTGTCTGGGGCGAAAGCGAAGCGTCAGATTGAGAAAATACTCTGGCTCTCCAAGACCCCGTATTTGATCTCAAACGACCCTGAGATAATTGAGCACCTGCGGAAGTTCGTGGAGTCAGATCCTGTTCTGAAGAAAGCATGTGATAGAATTCTTGGTAGAAATCATGAACAACAGGAGCAATAG
- a CDS encoding sigma 54-interacting transcriptional regulator, whose amino-acid sequence MDKPRILWIDDVYGKARNGRNRHRDTLCSRLGLQDVTGDCLPRNEQEPKPLLVIDDREIDDIDPTENDKDEGVADVTFCRGQVEMSGEVRNDLDGTLEMVRNGWEHPPRWSLLLLDMHFATGAIGADGEPIGKDEDWEPERYFGLTILDSLCRDSELRDIPVVITSAMERDVIERRFTTQGVWAFVDKIDLDKTKLEELLDDYGLLSDDKIIGHSLPLLQCLREARRRARIPSDNILILGESGTEKKLLAEYIHQKSGGKGDYCSFSESLKGTLEDELFDAAVLADEGTLFIDKFGDIIATAQPKLLQLLKNIHNRNLRVITAIERKEILYEDNFRKAFPDGALIHNFIRIPTLSQRSEDIPQLVKYFVKKYEEEFKAETHQVSEEALEALKAYPWPDNVSELENVIKDAVETYKELRWLEKDHLQSLSRGTHSPPIPSNQPNSYDLFKIIVKDDLWEQSRKAIGEMAIWLQDMAIWVLTEKALRGAIATILSGQFDSDWINHVSQKRPDIFKKWQNRQKDYSKMDFPGEKSDLPDLINFSSPSDLFKIILHDTLWNHFRTFFGTDAMFDNRWFEYWRVRERLIVHRVRHLMNHSNPDLIPSHDRDTFKGYCGEILEICQKIETVSSERGQQLENELHLPNAMDQEGTEQEAGEQEELYEGTVWAIMPNGDAANVEIDEHSTLQLPQFVKVPKDNFQDKENAFKGRKKVKFKVDKKRQGCPVYDVFLVE is encoded by the coding sequence ATGGATAAACCGAGAATTCTCTGGATTGATGACGTTTATGGAAAAGCGCGAAATGGTCGCAACAGACACCGCGATACACTTTGTTCCCGTTTAGGATTACAGGACGTTACCGGCGATTGCCTTCCCCGGAATGAACAAGAACCGAAACCGCTCCTCGTAATTGACGATCGCGAAATAGACGATATAGATCCCACAGAAAATGATAAAGATGAAGGTGTTGCGGACGTTACCTTTTGTCGGGGTCAAGTTGAGATGTCTGGTGAAGTCAGAAATGATCTTGACGGCACCTTGGAAATGGTGAGGAACGGTTGGGAACACCCCCCACGTTGGAGTCTATTGTTATTGGATATGCACTTTGCAACAGGTGCCATTGGAGCAGATGGAGAACCGATCGGAAAAGACGAAGACTGGGAGCCAGAAAGATACTTTGGTCTCACTATACTCGACAGTCTTTGTCGGGATTCCGAGCTGCGGGATATTCCAGTCGTCATCACGTCCGCCATGGAGCGGGATGTGATTGAACGCCGTTTTACGACGCAAGGGGTTTGGGCTTTTGTGGATAAAATCGATCTCGACAAAACCAAATTGGAGGAATTGTTAGACGATTACGGACTTCTATCAGATGACAAAATTATCGGACACTCGCTGCCGTTGCTACAATGTCTTCGTGAGGCACGCCGAAGGGCGCGCATTCCCAGTGATAATATACTTATCCTCGGTGAAAGCGGCACTGAAAAGAAACTACTGGCAGAATACATCCATCAAAAATCAGGTGGAAAAGGTGATTACTGTTCTTTCTCCGAGTCCCTAAAAGGGACCTTAGAGGATGAACTGTTCGATGCTGCAGTGTTAGCGGATGAAGGGACACTCTTTATAGACAAATTCGGTGATATTATAGCCACTGCCCAGCCAAAACTTCTTCAGCTTCTTAAGAACATTCATAATCGGAATCTTCGGGTTATTACGGCAATAGAACGTAAAGAAATACTGTATGAAGACAACTTTCGCAAAGCATTTCCTGACGGGGCACTAATTCATAATTTTATTCGGATCCCAACACTCAGTCAGAGATCGGAAGATATTCCGCAGCTGGTTAAATATTTCGTCAAAAAGTATGAAGAGGAATTCAAGGCTGAAACCCATCAGGTGTCGGAGGAAGCACTTGAAGCGTTAAAAGCGTATCCATGGCCCGACAATGTCAGTGAACTTGAAAACGTAATTAAAGATGCCGTTGAAACCTATAAAGAACTAAGATGGCTTGAAAAGGATCATCTCCAATCATTATCTCGCGGAACACATAGCCCTCCAATTCCCTCAAATCAACCCAATAGTTACGATCTGTTTAAGATTATTGTGAAGGATGACTTGTGGGAGCAGTCTAGGAAAGCCATTGGTGAAATGGCTATTTGGTTACAGGATATGGCTATTTGGGTACTGACTGAGAAGGCACTCCGAGGGGCAATCGCAACTATCCTGTCTGGCCAGTTTGACTCTGACTGGATTAACCATGTGAGTCAAAAGCGTCCAGATATTTTTAAGAAATGGCAGAACAGACAAAAGGATTACTCGAAAATGGATTTTCCCGGAGAAAAGAGTGACTTACCTGATTTGATTAATTTTTCTTCCCCCTCGGATCTGTTTAAGATTATTTTGCATGATACCTTGTGGAACCACTTTAGAACATTCTTTGGAACTGATGCTATGTTCGATAATCGTTGGTTTGAGTATTGGAGAGTACGGGAACGCTTAATAGTGCATAGAGTTAGACATCTAATGAATCATAGTAATCCGGATCTCATCCCCTCACATGATCGGGACACTTTTAAAGGATACTGTGGTGAAATTCTTGAGATATGTCAGAAAATTGAAACTGTATCATCGGAGCGAGGTCAACAGTTAGAAAATGAACTCCACCTTCCCAATGCTATGGATCAAGAAGGGACAGAACAAGAGGCAGGTGAACAAGAGGAACTGTACGAGGGGACAGTCTGGGCAATTATGCCAAATGGTGATGCTGCGAACGTAGAGATTGATGAACATTCAACCTTACAGTTGCCACAGTTTGTAAAGGTGCCGAAAGACAATTTTCAAGACAAAGAAAATGCTTTTAAGGGAAGAAAAAAAGTAAAATTTAAAGTAGACAAAAAGAGGCAGGGTTGTCCGGTCTATGATGTGTTTCTTGTTGAGTGA